In Sulfuracidifex metallicus DSM 6482 = JCM 9184, a single window of DNA contains:
- the map gene encoding type II methionyl aminopeptidase: protein MNDEELKKVLEAGKIGAKARDEGARLIKEGAKVLDICEAVEKIIMESGAFPAFPCNLSINSEAAHYSPLIEDEKTIPADAVVKLDIGAHIDGYISDTAVTVSLGSRYEKLLDASKDALKVAIMNSRVGSSIGDIGKMIEKTIKMKGYKPIRNLGGHLIRRYELHAGVFIPNIHERNTSFLQEGNTYAIEPFATDGAGFVVEGKQVTIYSVRNIDQKGLSDIEIKYLTEIFKRFNYLPFNERWLKNLGDANEIRSILSSLTKKGRLYGYPVLIEARGGVVSQFEHTIYIGKDKSIVTTDINDS from the coding sequence ATGAATGACGAGGAACTAAAGAAAGTCCTTGAGGCAGGAAAAATAGGGGCAAAAGCTAGAGATGAAGGTGCAAGGCTAATTAAAGAGGGAGCTAAAGTCTTAGATATTTGCGAGGCAGTAGAAAAAATAATAATGGAATCTGGTGCTTTTCCAGCTTTTCCATGTAATCTCTCAATAAATTCTGAGGCAGCACATTATAGTCCTCTAATAGAAGATGAGAAAACAATACCTGCAGATGCGGTAGTAAAGTTAGATATTGGAGCGCACATAGACGGTTATATTTCAGACACTGCAGTAACCGTAAGTTTAGGCAGTAGATACGAAAAACTTCTAGATGCATCTAAGGACGCATTAAAAGTAGCAATAATGAACTCTAGGGTAGGTAGTAGTATAGGAGATATAGGCAAAATGATAGAGAAGACAATCAAAATGAAGGGATATAAGCCAATCAGGAACTTGGGCGGTCACTTGATAAGACGCTATGAACTTCATGCTGGTGTATTCATACCCAACATTCATGAAAGGAACACAAGTTTCCTTCAAGAAGGTAATACATATGCTATAGAGCCATTTGCAACAGATGGAGCAGGCTTTGTGGTAGAAGGAAAGCAAGTCACGATATACTCAGTAAGAAATATAGACCAAAAAGGTTTAAGCGATATTGAAATTAAGTATCTAACTGAAATTTTTAAGAGATTCAATTATTTGCCATTTAATGAAAGATGGTTAAAGAATTTGGGAGATGCTAATGAGATTAGGTCAATTCTGAGTTCCTTAACCAAAAAGGGTAGACTCTACGGATACCCTGTTCTAATCGAAGCTAGAGGCGGCGTAGTTTCTCAGTTCGAACATACAATATACATAGGGAAGGATAAATCGATAGTAACCACTGATATTAATGATTCTTGA
- a CDS encoding nicotinamide mononucleotide deamidase-related protein, translating to MEMAIAEIITIGNEVVIGRTINTNASHIAWRLTSIGFMVKRIIAIRDDEEDIKQTIVDSIRKNPNLIVTSGGLGPTYDDKTLESIGNALNLGLEINQEALAMIKEKYSKKGLPLTEEREKMAYLPHGAMPVRNDEGIAPGVTFEYKGIQFLCTPGVPREMENVLENFILTHLKVKPNVFYYEESFTIKGVGESSLASVIKEIVKKYNLYVKSHPKGRELLDPELEIQIAGSSPSRDKIVDLVKSCRKELEEKIKEKFGVSPQ from the coding sequence GTGGAAATGGCTATAGCTGAGATCATAACAATAGGAAATGAAGTAGTAATTGGAAGGACCATCAATACAAATGCGTCACATATAGCGTGGAGATTAACTTCAATTGGATTTATGGTAAAAAGGATAATAGCTATCAGAGACGATGAAGAGGACATCAAACAGACTATAGTCGATTCTATTAGAAAGAATCCGAACCTGATAGTTACCTCTGGGGGCTTAGGTCCAACTTACGATGATAAAACTTTAGAATCCATAGGGAACGCGCTGAATCTAGGCTTGGAAATTAACCAAGAAGCTCTGGCTATGATAAAAGAAAAGTACTCTAAGAAAGGTCTTCCACTCACTGAAGAAAGGGAAAAGATGGCATATTTACCTCACGGGGCAATGCCGGTCAGAAATGACGAGGGTATAGCTCCGGGTGTAACTTTTGAATATAAAGGTATTCAATTCCTTTGTACGCCTGGAGTACCGCGGGAGATGGAGAATGTTTTAGAGAATTTTATTTTAACTCACTTAAAGGTTAAGCCAAACGTTTTCTATTACGAGGAATCCTTTACTATTAAAGGCGTTGGGGAATCTTCATTAGCGTCAGTAATTAAGGAAATAGTAAAAAAATATAACCTTTATGTAAAATCTCATCCAAAAGGAAGAGAATTGTTAGATCCAGAATTGGAAATTCAAATTGCAGGAAGCTCGCCTTCAAGGGACAAAATAGTGGATTTAGTTAAGAGCTGTAGAAAGGAATTAGAAGAAAAAATTAAGGAAAAGTTTGGAGTTTCTCCTCAATAA
- the pheT gene encoding phenylalanine--tRNA ligase subunit beta: MVTINLNRERLLKKLNLREDELEDLLFNLKSESKVSGDSIEIEVNADRPDLFSSDGLKRAIDGLKERAVGEPKYPVFESDYELKVEEVRKRPYAIAAIVKEIKLDEEYLKEIIQLQEKLHATIGRKRKKVAIGIHDLGKITSKTIVYKEVPLDYKFVPLGERRLLEVKEVLQSTNQGKEYGNISIDQDRGTMPAIMEENGNVMSIPPVINSEHTRITQKSKDLFIDVTGTSLHAVLQTINILISNLAEGGGKIYSVKIHSRDRIDIMKREELVIDKLRVQKVLGLRLDEKEIQHLLAKDRIDYFLESSSIIIPPYRVDIIRDEDIAEDIAMMYGYSKIEPQRFVSYKLGTYDNITLIERTIKELSIGAGFQEVFTYVLTKKDNLIGDYVVIENPISDEYNAVRNSLIPVILDFLSKNQHSRFPVKIFESGDIVVRNKDNETGYKNERMLTIALMDSKAGYEEIQSPLHQILLNLSIQPKYSSKESPYFIKGRSASVIIGNNEEIGSLGEIRPELLKKFDIKYPVAIAEISLNKILPHVY, encoded by the coding sequence ATGGTAACTATAAATTTAAATAGAGAAAGATTATTAAAAAAATTAAATTTAAGAGAGGATGAGCTAGAAGATTTATTATTTAACTTAAAGTCTGAGTCTAAAGTTTCTGGAGATTCTATAGAAATAGAAGTAAACGCTGATAGACCGGACCTATTCTCATCTGACGGACTTAAGAGGGCAATTGATGGGTTAAAGGAGAGAGCAGTCGGGGAACCTAAGTATCCCGTTTTTGAATCAGACTATGAATTAAAAGTAGAAGAGGTTAGGAAAAGACCATATGCTATAGCTGCCATAGTTAAGGAAATAAAGCTAGACGAAGAGTATTTAAAGGAAATAATTCAGTTACAAGAGAAATTACATGCCACAATAGGGAGAAAGAGAAAGAAAGTAGCTATAGGAATTCACGACTTAGGTAAAATAACTAGCAAAACTATCGTTTACAAGGAAGTTCCGTTGGATTACAAATTCGTCCCATTAGGTGAAAGAAGGCTACTTGAGGTTAAGGAAGTATTACAGTCAACTAACCAAGGAAAGGAATACGGTAACATTTCAATAGACCAAGATAGGGGAACTATGCCTGCTATAATGGAAGAAAATGGAAACGTAATGAGTATTCCTCCTGTAATTAATTCGGAGCATACAAGGATAACCCAAAAAAGTAAAGATCTTTTCATAGACGTAACTGGAACCTCTTTACATGCAGTTCTTCAAACGATAAATATACTCATATCTAATTTGGCTGAGGGAGGAGGTAAAATCTATTCAGTTAAAATACATTCTAGAGACAGAATTGACATCATGAAAAGGGAAGAGTTAGTAATCGATAAATTAAGGGTACAAAAAGTATTAGGTCTAAGATTAGATGAAAAAGAAATACAGCACCTTTTAGCTAAGGATAGAATAGATTATTTCCTTGAGTCTAGCTCAATAATAATACCTCCTTACAGAGTAGACATCATTAGAGACGAGGATATTGCGGAAGATATAGCAATGATGTATGGATATTCCAAGATAGAGCCACAAAGATTTGTTAGCTATAAATTAGGAACGTATGATAATATCACATTAATAGAAAGAACTATTAAGGAGTTGAGTATAGGTGCCGGATTCCAGGAAGTTTTCACATATGTATTGACCAAAAAGGACAACTTGATTGGAGATTATGTAGTTATAGAAAATCCTATTTCTGATGAATACAATGCAGTTAGAAATTCACTAATACCAGTCATATTAGACTTCTTATCTAAAAATCAGCACTCTAGATTTCCTGTAAAAATATTTGAAAGCGGAGATATTGTAGTTAGAAACAAAGACAATGAAACTGGATATAAGAACGAAAGAATGCTTACCATTGCATTAATGGATTCTAAGGCTGGATACGAAGAGATACAGTCACCATTACATCAGATTCTGCTCAATCTTTCAATCCAACCTAAATATTCAAGTAAGGAGTCGCCTTACTTCATTAAGGGAAGAAGTGCATCGGTGATAATAGGAAATAATGAGGAGATAGGTTCCTTGGGAGAGATAAGGCCAGAGCTGTTAAAGAAATTCGATATAAAATACCCCGTTGCTATAGCTGAAATATCTCTGAATAAAATTCTACCCCACGTTTATTGA
- a CDS encoding metal-dependent hydrolase, with translation MLTIRWLGHAAVEIKFDGYKILIDPLLKDNPMNKVPIEEFKDIDLIGITHDHYDHLGDALELMKINQKAKLIATWDLENFLNKTHNIPWERMIPANVGSYIDVDQVKVALTKAVHSSEHGDPTGIVIKLGSTTLYHAGDTGLFEDMKLIGELFSPDYAMLPSGGRFTMDPYQCGIAASMIKPKKAVIPIHYNTWDLIKVNISDFEKYVKERGFKPLILYPGQEKEL, from the coding sequence ATGCTAACGATAAGATGGTTAGGTCATGCAGCAGTTGAAATAAAATTTGATGGATATAAAATTCTCATAGATCCATTACTTAAGGATAACCCAATGAATAAAGTTCCGATTGAAGAGTTTAAAGACATTGACTTGATAGGTATAACCCACGATCATTACGACCATTTAGGAGACGCTTTAGAACTTATGAAGATCAACCAAAAGGCAAAATTGATAGCAACATGGGATTTGGAAAATTTCCTCAATAAAACACATAACATACCTTGGGAAAGAATGATACCTGCCAACGTAGGTAGTTATATCGACGTCGATCAGGTGAAGGTAGCCTTAACTAAGGCTGTACATTCTAGCGAGCATGGGGATCCAACCGGAATAGTGATAAAGTTGGGCAGCACTACATTATATCACGCAGGAGATACTGGGCTATTTGAAGATATGAAACTTATAGGAGAACTATTTTCTCCCGACTACGCAATGTTACCGTCAGGGGGCAGGTTTACAATGGATCCATATCAATGTGGAATAGCGGCTTCAATGATAAAACCGAAGAAAGCTGTAATACCAATTCATTATAATACTTGGGACTTGATAAAGGTAAATATATCTGACTTCGAAAAATACGTGAAAGAGAGAGGGTTTAAGCCTTTAATTCTCTACCCTGGACAAGAAAAGGAGCTGTAA
- a CDS encoding phenylalanine--tRNA ligase subunit alpha: protein MLSEKERNIVDYLSSRGQATSDQISKDLGMDYSSVLSLLELLKSKGIVDIEVNEEEEVELTEEGKERATKGLPEEVLINEILKGKEVKINDVKDKMGEDFKIAITWGKKKNLIEVKGGVVKPKVEHYVSPELETLRNPNPNSPFIDVLVKRGLLKKGKKVIAKVTLLKPIASQTEMITTLTHDILVNESWKNKEFRPFNVEAFPPFFPLAKKHFFKEFLDKLKDVMVGLGFKEIVTDYIEIEFYNFDLLFQPQDHPAREIHDSFSIKGNGNVKDSNLISNVKEMHEKWWKYTWNPDISKRLLLRSHTTATTARTLASRPTPPFRSFTIGKVFRPDAIDATHILEFHQLDGLIIEEDFSFKDLLGVLKEIFARIGIEKVKFKPAYFPFTEPSVEAYGLIGKLGWVELSGAGMLRPEILEAVKVKGRAGAWGLGIERLAMLYTGTDDVRKLYSYDIEYLRDRKVSLRW from the coding sequence ATGTTAAGCGAAAAAGAAAGAAATATTGTAGATTACCTTTCGAGTAGAGGACAAGCGACCTCAGATCAAATATCTAAAGACTTAGGAATGGATTACAGTTCTGTACTTAGCCTGCTTGAATTGCTTAAGTCTAAAGGTATAGTGGACATCGAAGTTAACGAAGAGGAAGAAGTTGAGCTCACTGAGGAGGGAAAGGAAAGGGCAACGAAAGGTTTACCTGAGGAAGTTTTAATTAATGAGATATTGAAAGGAAAAGAGGTCAAGATTAACGACGTTAAGGATAAAATGGGAGAAGACTTCAAAATAGCGATAACTTGGGGTAAGAAGAAAAACCTGATTGAGGTTAAAGGAGGAGTTGTAAAACCTAAGGTAGAACACTATGTTTCTCCAGAGCTAGAAACTCTCAGAAACCCAAATCCGAATTCTCCTTTCATCGACGTTCTTGTTAAGAGGGGGCTCCTAAAGAAGGGCAAGAAGGTAATAGCCAAAGTTACGTTATTGAAACCAATAGCTAGCCAGACAGAGATGATAACGACGTTAACGCATGACATATTAGTTAACGAAAGCTGGAAGAACAAGGAGTTTCGCCCCTTCAACGTTGAGGCTTTTCCTCCCTTTTTCCCTTTAGCTAAAAAGCACTTCTTCAAGGAATTTCTAGACAAACTGAAGGACGTAATGGTAGGACTTGGATTTAAGGAAATAGTAACTGACTACATAGAGATAGAATTTTACAACTTCGACCTCCTATTTCAGCCACAAGATCATCCTGCAAGGGAAATCCACGATAGTTTCTCTATAAAAGGAAATGGTAACGTGAAGGATAGTAATCTCATAAGCAACGTAAAGGAGATGCATGAAAAATGGTGGAAATATACATGGAACCCAGATATCTCTAAAAGGCTATTGCTGAGGAGTCACACAACTGCTACAACTGCAAGGACATTAGCTAGTAGACCTACTCCACCATTTAGATCCTTTACTATAGGAAAGGTTTTCAGGCCTGATGCGATAGATGCCACACATATACTGGAATTTCATCAACTAGATGGATTAATAATAGAGGAAGACTTCAGCTTCAAGGATCTGTTAGGGGTCTTGAAGGAAATCTTTGCAAGGATAGGCATTGAGAAAGTAAAATTTAAGCCAGCTTACTTCCCCTTCACGGAACCCAGTGTAGAGGCATACGGCTTAATAGGAAAACTTGGGTGGGTTGAGTTAAGCGGAGCTGGAATGTTAAGGCCTGAAATTCTAGAAGCAGTAAAAGTGAAAGGAAGGGCGGGAGCTTGGGGTTTAGGAATAGAAAGATTAGCTATGCTTTACACTGGAACAGACGATGTGAGGAAGCTCTATTCATATGACATAGAATATCTTAGGGACAGAAAGGTGAGCTTAAGATGGTAA